One genomic region from Rosa rugosa chromosome 1, drRosRugo1.1, whole genome shotgun sequence encodes:
- the LOC133727854 gene encoding uncharacterized mitochondrial protein AtMg00310-like, with protein MEECLVLKNIFKQYEEASGQTINYQKSSVAFSKNVERPKQDVLAASLSVERVDKHHKYLGLPIEISYSKSEAFEYLTERVRKRTRGWKEKTLSAAGKEILIKAVVQSIPTYVMSCFELPQHLCQEMHSLMAKFWWGDKSNERKIHWLAWEKLCVPKAEGGLGFRNMGLFNQALLAKQGWRILQNPNSLLASLYKAKYFPGCSFLDAELVSGALYAWRSIIHGRELLKKGLRFQVGTGSNIAVWSDPWLPLPFSFKPFTRPPDGLENLRVA; from the coding sequence ATGGAAGAGTGCCTTGTGTTGAAGAATATTTTCAAGCAGTATGAAGAGGCATCTGGGCAAACTATCAACTATCAGAAGAGCTCAGTGGCATTCAGCAAAAACGTGGAAAGGCCCAAGCAAGATGTTTTGGCGGCAAGCTTAAGTGTTGAGCGGGTTGATAAACATCACAAGTATCTTGGCCTCCCCATTGAAATTAGTTATTCAAAGTCTGAGGCTTTTGAGTACCTCACAGAAAGGGTCAGAAAACGCACACGAGGTTGGAAAGAGAAGACGTTAAGTGCGGCAGGAAAGGAAATTTTGATCAAGGCTGTTGTTCAATCAATCCCTACCTACGTCATGAGCTGTTTTGAGCTTCCGCAACATTTGTGTCAGGAGATGCATAGCTTAATGGCTAAATTCTGGTGGGGTGACAAGTCAAATGAAAGGAAAATCCATTGGCTAGCTTGGGAGAAGCTTTGTGTGCCTAAAGCAGAGGGAGGCTTAGGGTTTCGGAATATGGGTCTTTTTAATCAGGCTTTGCTTGCCAAGCAAGGGTGGAGAATCCTCCAAAACCCTAACTCCCTTCTTGCTTCActttataaagcaaaatattttccAGGTTGTAGTTTTTTGGATGCTGAATTGGTGAGTGGAGCATTGTATGCATGGAGGAGTATTATTCATGGGCGTGAATTATTGAAGAAAGGGTTGCGTTTTCAGGTTGGTACTGGGTCTAACATTGCAGTTTGGTCCGATCCGTGGCTACCTCTTCCCTTCAGTTTTAAGCCTTTTACAAGACCACCGGATGGGTTGGAGAATTTACGGGTGGCTTAG